Below is a window of Bacteroidales bacterium DNA.
TCTTGCTTTTGTCAAATAAATTTCTATATTAAATAGCAATTTAATTTAGTGAATAAAAATTCGTAAATTTGCATTTGTAAAAGTAAATACGGAGTGTGCTCCGTCTTACTTTTTAACTTTTGTATTGACAGTGCATGCGTTGTCTCTACTTTACAAACTATTAATTTACAAATATGAACCTTTTAATCAAAAACATCAAAACACTTGTACAGTGCGAAGAATCTAACCGTACATGGGTTGCAGGATCTGATATGGACAGACTCCCAACAATCGACAATGCATTCCTTTTAATCGAAAATGATAAAATCAAAGATTTCGGACCGATGGACAAATGCCCCAATATTAATGCTAAAACCATTGATGCAACAGGTAAATTTGTGTTCCCATCATTTTGCGATAGTCATACGCATATTGTATATGCAGGAAGCAGAGAGATTGAGTATGTTGACAAAATTAGAGGTCTCTCATACGAAGAGATTGCCGAACGTGGCGGTGGAATACTAAATTCAGCTAAAAGATTGGCAGAAACCTCGGAAGATGAGCTTTATAGTCAAGCACTTGCAAGAGTTAACGAAATGATAGCTTTCGGTACGGGAGCCATTGAAATTAAGTCAGGATACGGACTTGATACAGAGAACGAGCTAAAAATGTTGCGCGTGATCAAACGATTAAAAGAGACAACACATGTTATAATCAAATCAACGTTTTTGGGCGCACACAGCATTCCATTAGAGTATCGCGGTGCACAAGATAAATTTGTTGACCTTGTAATCAACGAAATGTTACCGCAAGTTGTAGCTGAAGACCTTGCCGATTACGTTGATGTCTTTTGTGATAAAGGTTTTTTTACTGTTGAAGATACTGACCGAATTTTACTTGCAGCAATGAAATATGGCTTACGTCCTAAGATACATGCTAATGAATTAGATTTTTCGGGCGGTGTACAAGTGGGAGTAAAGTACAATGCACTTTCCGTTGATCACCTAGAATTTATCGGCGATGCAGAGATTGAGGCTCTTAAAAATTCTGAAACAATGCCAACTGTTTTACCAGGTGCCGCATTTTTCCTAAATATGATATGCTCGCCTGTTAGAAAAATGATGAATGCAGGACTGCCAATTGCCTTAGCATCAGACTATAATCCAGGTTCGTCACCATCCGGTAATATGAAATTTATATTGTCGTTGGGTTGCATAAACTACAAAATGACTCCAAATGAAGTGATTAACGCAACTACCAAAAACACAGCTTATGCAATGGGAGTAGAGGATATTGCGGGTTCAATAGCACGAGGCAAAAAGGCTAATGTCTTTATTACCAAAAATATACCAAGTATTGAGTTTATGCCTTATGCTTATACAAGCCATTTAATTGATACCGTGATATTAAACGGCAAAGTAGTTGAAGCAAAGCTTTAACCTACAGATTGTTTTAATAAATAAATCAAATAATATAATTAAACTATGAAGAAACAACTCATTGAATGTGTCCCCAACTTTAGCGAGGGGAATGATATGGCGATAATCAAGCAAATTACCGATCAAATTGAGTCGGTAGAAGGTGTTAGATTGATTGATGTTGATCCGGGTAAAGCTACCAACCGCACTGTAGTTACCATGGTCGGGACACCTGAGGAGGTTTGCGAAGCAGCTTTCCGTGCTGTGAAAAAAGCACAAGAACTTATCGATATGCGCAAACACAAAGGAGCACATCCACGTTTTGGAGCTACTGACGTGTGCCCTTTAGTTCCTGTTGCAAATATCACTATGGAAGAGGTTGTTAAGTATGCTCACAAACTAGCTAAACGCATCGGTGATGAGCTAAACATTCCTATTTTTTGCTACGAATCGGCTGCAACCGAACCAAAAAGACGCAATTTGGCATCATGCCGTCAAGGAGAGTATGAAGCTTTAGCAAAACGTATCGAAACTCCGGAATGGAAACCAGATTTCGGACCATCTAAATGGAGCGAAAGTGTTGCAAAGAGTGGGGCAACAGCCGTAGGAGCCAGAAACTTTTTGATCGCTTATAATGTTAACCTAAATACAACATCTGTTCGTAGAGCAAACTCTATTGCTTTTGACGTTCGCGAACGCGGAAGAATTAAGCGTGAAGGCGACCCTCTTACAGGAAAAATTGTTAAAGATGAAAAAGGTAATACCGTATATGAACCAGGTTTGCTAAAAACTGTAAAAGCAATAGGTTGGTTTATCGAGGAGTTTGGCATTGTGCAAATTTCAATGAACTTAACCGATATTACTGTAACACCGCTACACGTTGCTTACGATACAGTATTTGAGAGAGCAAACGCACGAGGATTACGCGTAACAGGCTCTGAATTAGTTGGAGTAGTGCCTTTGCAAGCAATGTTAGATGCAGGTAAATATTTCCTACGTAAGCAAAAACGCTCAACCGGAATATCTGATAGTGAGATAATTAAGATTGCAGTCAAATCAATGGGCTTAGATGAGCTATATCCGTTCGACCCTAAGAAAAAGATTATCGAATATATTTTACAAGATGATGATAAAAAGTCACTTGTAAAAATGAATCTGACCGATTTTGCAAACGAAACTGCAAGCGAATCTCCAGCACCTGGAGGTGGTTCAATCTCTGCTTATATGGGCGCATTGGGCTCGGCTCTTTCGGGAATGGTTGCAAACCTATCATCACACAAACGTGGTTGGGACGATCGTTGGGAAGAGTTTAGTAATTGGGCAGAAAAGGCAAAAGCAATTCAAGATCAACTAATTAAACTTGTTGATGAAGATACCAATGCTTTTAACCTGATAATGAACGCTTTCGGCTTACCAAAAGGAACTGACGAAGAGAAAGCAGCTCGCCAAAAAGCTATTCAAGATGCTACGAAATATGCTATCGAAGTTCCGTATAGAACGTTGGAGCTATGTTACGAGTCAATGCACGTGGCTAAAGCAATGGCAGAAATAGGTAATCCAAATTCGGTTACCGATGCAGGAGTAGGGGCTTTAGCCGCTCGTTCAGGCGTTATTGGAGCACTGCTAAACATGAAAATCAATGCAGCAGACCTTGAGGACAAAAAATTTGCAGAAGAAATAGTCGCAAAAGGCGAAAAAATCCAAAAGCAAGCTATTGATTTAGAAACTGAAATTTTAGCTATTGTAAATTCAAAAATTAACTAACAATAAAAGAAATGGGGCTTTTAAATAGCCCCATTTTATTTTAAAATGGGATTGCATATACATTTGGTTGACGATCATAAGTTATTCAGACAAGGACTGAAGATGCTTATTGAAAATATTCCCAATGTCGAAAAAATTACTGAAAGCGACAATGGCAGGGAGTTTATCGACTCTTTGAAGACATCAATACCCGATTTAGTCCTTATGGATATCGAAATGCCCATACTTAATGGCATTGACGCAGCCCGTGAGGCTCTGAAAAAATATCCAGACCTTAAAATCATAGCTCTATCTATGTACGGAGATGAAGACTACTACTACCAAATGATAGATGCCGGAGTAAAGGGCTTTGTCATTAAAAATACTGATTTTAACGAAGTTAAACGAGCTATCTCATCAGTTTTAGACCAGAACAACTACTTTAGCGAGGAGCTTTTATACTCCTTAATAAGAAACATTAAAACCCACAAAACAAATTTCCACGAAGATGTCCTGTCTGATAGAGAAAAGGATATCCTTTTAGAGATTTGCTCAGGACTCTCAAATCAAGAAATTGCCGATAAGTTAGATATAAGCAAGAGAACGGTTGATAAACATCGTTACAATATTCTGCTCAAAACAGGCTCAAAAAACACTGCAAGCTTAGTAATGTGGGCTATTAAGAATAGATTGGTAGAGATATAAAAGAGTATGTCAAATATAACCTACGTTGCAGCTCAGTTTTTAAAATATAAATTCCTATCGAAACATAGCAAGGGACACGGGATTCATAGTCCTTTCGTTTATGACTTTGTTGAAAAAGTTTTGTTAAACAAAAGTAACAGAGCCTTTTACGAACAAAACAAAAAGTACGAAAAAGAATTAAAAAAGAATAAAACCAATATTACCAAAATCGATTTAGGTGCTAAAAAGCAAGCAAATAGTAGCTATAACACTACTTACAGCAGTATAGCAAAACAGTCAACCACACCTTTTAAATATCGGTGTTTACTAAGCAAAATGGTTGAATATTACAAACATGAACTAATAATTGAGTTCGGCACCTCTTTAGGATTGACAACCAATATATTATCCAACTCTACCGATGTGCAAGTAATTACTATTGAAGGGTGTCCAAATCTGCATAAAGTTGCAATAGATAACTTTTCTAAGTGGGGAAATAAAAACGTTTTAGCTATACAAACTGACTTTGATTTATTTGTTGAGGATTTTACTGCACAACAAAAAACGGTATTGATATATATTGACGGGAATCATTCAGGCACAGCAACTAAGCAATATATTAACAACCTGTGGGATAAAATCCCAACTAACAGTATTATTGTTATCGGCGACATTTACTGGTCAAGAGATATGACAGAAGCGTGGAAACAAATTTCAAAACCAACAAATAATTGCTACTCTGTTGACCTGTTTACCTTTGGCATCCTTTTCAAACGCAACTTTTGCGAGGGGCAACACTTCCGAATAAAATATTAGCATTTTGAACACAGAAGACACAGATGTAACAAATTTGCACGAATTTCCACGTAGAGACGGAGCATGCTCCGTCTCTACATAAATCTGTGATTATCTGTGTTCAAATAACTATTAACTTAATTGTTCATTGCTAATTTATTACAGTACATTTTTAATCGAAAGCATATACCCACTTCCATGAATATTTTCGATAGCA
It encodes the following:
- a CDS encoding imidazolonepropionase codes for the protein MNLLIKNIKTLVQCEESNRTWVAGSDMDRLPTIDNAFLLIENDKIKDFGPMDKCPNINAKTIDATGKFVFPSFCDSHTHIVYAGSREIEYVDKIRGLSYEEIAERGGGILNSAKRLAETSEDELYSQALARVNEMIAFGTGAIEIKSGYGLDTENELKMLRVIKRLKETTHVIIKSTFLGAHSIPLEYRGAQDKFVDLVINEMLPQVVAEDLADYVDVFCDKGFFTVEDTDRILLAAMKYGLRPKIHANELDFSGGVQVGVKYNALSVDHLEFIGDAEIEALKNSETMPTVLPGAAFFLNMICSPVRKMMNAGLPIALASDYNPGSSPSGNMKFILSLGCINYKMTPNEVINATTKNTAYAMGVEDIAGSIARGKKANVFITKNIPSIEFMPYAYTSHLIDTVILNGKVVEAKL
- the ftcD gene encoding glutamate formimidoyltransferase → MKKQLIECVPNFSEGNDMAIIKQITDQIESVEGVRLIDVDPGKATNRTVVTMVGTPEEVCEAAFRAVKKAQELIDMRKHKGAHPRFGATDVCPLVPVANITMEEVVKYAHKLAKRIGDELNIPIFCYESAATEPKRRNLASCRQGEYEALAKRIETPEWKPDFGPSKWSESVAKSGATAVGARNFLIAYNVNLNTTSVRRANSIAFDVRERGRIKREGDPLTGKIVKDEKGNTVYEPGLLKTVKAIGWFIEEFGIVQISMNLTDITVTPLHVAYDTVFERANARGLRVTGSELVGVVPLQAMLDAGKYFLRKQKRSTGISDSEIIKIAVKSMGLDELYPFDPKKKIIEYILQDDDKKSLVKMNLTDFANETASESPAPGGGSISAYMGALGSALSGMVANLSSHKRGWDDRWEEFSNWAEKAKAIQDQLIKLVDEDTNAFNLIMNAFGLPKGTDEEKAARQKAIQDATKYAIEVPYRTLELCYESMHVAKAMAEIGNPNSVTDAGVGALAARSGVIGALLNMKINAADLEDKKFAEEIVAKGEKIQKQAIDLETEILAIVNSKIN
- a CDS encoding response regulator transcription factor; its protein translation is MHIHLVDDHKLFRQGLKMLIENIPNVEKITESDNGREFIDSLKTSIPDLVLMDIEMPILNGIDAAREALKKYPDLKIIALSMYGDEDYYYQMIDAGVKGFVIKNTDFNEVKRAISSVLDQNNYFSEELLYSLIRNIKTHKTNFHEDVLSDREKDILLEICSGLSNQEIADKLDISKRTVDKHRYNILLKTGSKNTASLVMWAIKNRLVEI
- a CDS encoding class I SAM-dependent methyltransferase, producing MSNITYVAAQFLKYKFLSKHSKGHGIHSPFVYDFVEKVLLNKSNRAFYEQNKKYEKELKKNKTNITKIDLGAKKQANSSYNTTYSSIAKQSTTPFKYRCLLSKMVEYYKHELIIEFGTSLGLTTNILSNSTDVQVITIEGCPNLHKVAIDNFSKWGNKNVLAIQTDFDLFVEDFTAQQKTVLIYIDGNHSGTATKQYINNLWDKIPTNSIIVIGDIYWSRDMTEAWKQISKPTNNCYSVDLFTFGILFKRNFCEGQHFRIKY